A region of Vigna radiata var. radiata cultivar VC1973A chromosome 6, Vradiata_ver6, whole genome shotgun sequence DNA encodes the following proteins:
- the LOC106764571 gene encoding reticulocalbin-2, which translates to MSKAVVYILIATAVLFYKCLFPLSQDEPKGRLNRRFGYKLLERAPNFDPLVADIEREVEKKTTHSEPVPRTSTTLDTTTSPNDVSGTYQYLTSGGKLNTTLRLIILFPLLDREPKDGVVGFEELEAWVTQRASERLDYLTQAELDSKDKNGDLAISFKEYLPQFSEKRIEENKMLHGEAGWWKERFEVADVDHNGLLNFTELRDFLHPEDSDNKETLKWMLRDRLKRKGDEKDGKMNFNEFVDHVYGTYESYMTFETHGGSIPSPEEEFFQLDVNKDKFLSPEELLPILSYIYPGELAYAKYFTCFLMNEADDNGDRKLTLKEMLDHESVFYSTVHVDGHQESDDEHDEL; encoded by the exons ATGTCAAAGGCGGTGGTTTATATCCTAATAGCCACCGCCGTGTTGTTCTACAAATGCTTGTTCCCGTTGAGCCAAGATGAACCAAAGGGTCGTCTTAATCGCAGGTTTGGGTACAAGCTACTTGAACGAGCACCCAACTTTGACCCTCTTGTGGCAGATATTGAGAGAGAGgttgaaaagaaaaccacacaTTCGGAACCTGTTCCTCGTACGTCGACCACTTTGGACACTACCACGTCGCCCAATGATGTTTCAGGGACATACCAATATCTTACATCTGGCGGTAAATTGAACACCACGTTAAGGTTGATCATCTTGTTCCCTTTGTTAGATAGAGAACCCAAAGATGGGGTGGTTGGTTTTGAAGAGTTAGAGGCATGGGTTACTCAGCGAGCATCAGAGAGATTAGATTATCTCACACAAGCAGAGCTTGATTCCAAAGACAAGAATGGGGATTTGGCCATTTCTTTTAAGGAGTATTTACCTCAGTTTTCTGAAAAGCGTATAg AGGAAAACAAAATGCTGCATGGCGAAGCAGGATGGTGGAAAGAAAGATTTGAAGTTGCAGACGTTGATCACAATGGACTTCTGAACTTCACTGAACTTAGAGA TTTTTTGCATCCAGAAGATAGCGACAATAAAGAAACGCTAAAGTGGATGTTGAGAGATAGGCTAAA GCGCAAGGGCGATGAAAAAGATGGGAAAATGAACTTTAATGAATTTGTAGATCATGTATATGGTACATACGAAAGTTATATGACCTTCGAAACTCACGGAGGATCGATACCTTCTCCAGAAGAGGAATTTTTCCAGCTTGATGTAAACAAAGATAA GTTTTTGTCACCAGAAGAATTGCTACCAATACTTTCTTATATCTACCCTGGCGAGCTAGCTTATGCTAAGTATTTCACATGCTTTTTGATGAATGAG GCTGATGATAATGGAGATAGAAAGTTGACACTAAAAGAGATGCTTGATCATGAATCTGTTTTTTACAGTACAGTTCATGTAGATGGCCACCAAGAAAGTGACGATGAACATGATGAGCTTTGA
- the LOC106763529 gene encoding uncharacterized protein LOC106763529, with product MNRGKATAIESSAPTREFTKWTEDMDTRLLHSMIEESRIGNRVDGSWTSQAYTNIVDNLHVSGYVAITKNNVKNRQKVLKDKWREVHDLFSGLSGFAWNLITMRFDAEDEVWMDLIQSRPTAAKWRVNSIRHYDLMVELWAADRATGSGVRTARQVRIGRDAPRVNVDLNQNIEYTPEQPDWMGYRDLTPPSPPPSVDEYSPGGTQSVPSVPSGGTSSSRGSKRKAATMDVVESQFEKFTTSLDGFTNVLSSSNVHFGVISNAAVEQVTTMKERNEILRRSTSYTYTKCDIYNMLTGMNISDESQLDQCYDFLCDKPKCVKKLMGLPPHKRWNKLCQMFCSGDS from the exons ATGAACCGAGGTAAGGCAACCGCCATTGAGTCCTCTGCTCCTACGAGAGAGTTCACAAAGTGGACTGAGGACATGGACACACGTCTGTTACACTCTATGATTGAGGAATCAAGAATCGGTAATAGGGTTGACGGGAGCTGGACATCTCAAGCGTATACTAACATTGTTGATAATCTACATGTCTCTGGGTATGTTgccattacaaaaaataatgttaaaaaccGTCAGAAAGTATTGAAAGATAAATGGCGTGAGGTTCATGACCTATTTTCTGGATTAAGCGGTTTTGCTTGGAACCTCATCACTATGCGATTTGATGCGGAGGATGAAGTCTGGATGGACCTCATTcag TCTCGGCCAACTGCCGCAAAGTGGAGAGTGAACAGTATCCGCCATTACGATTTAATGGTGGAGTTATGGGCTGCGGATCGAGCTACAGGGAGCGGTGTTCGGACCGCTCGTCAAGTACGTATAGGGCGGGATGCGCCTCGTGTTAATGTTGATCTAAATCAGAATATTGAGTACACTCCTGAGCAGCCTGACTGGATGGGGTATAGAGACCTAACTCCGCCATCACCTCCTCCCTCAGTTGATGAATATAGTCCAGGTGGGACTCAATCTGTGCCTTCAGTCCCATCNGGTGGGACTTCATCCTCAAGAGGTTCGAAAAGGAAGGCAGCTACGATGGATGTTGTTGAATCCCAATTTGAGAAGTTCACTACCAGCCTGGACGGTTTCACCAATGTCCTTAGTTCATCAAATGTTCATTTTGGTGTTATTTCTAATGCAGCAGTTGAACAGGTCACAaccatgaaagaaagaaatgaaatactACGTCGCTCCACAAGCTACACTTATACAAAATGTGACATTTATAATATGTTGACTGGTATGAACATATCTGATGAATCCCAATTGGACCAATGCTATGACTTCTTATGCGACAAGCCCAAATGTGTTAAGAAGTTGATGGGACTTCCACCACACAAAAGGTGGAATAAATTATGTCAAATGTTCTGCAGCGGTGATTCTTAG